In a single window of the Gossypium hirsutum isolate 1008001.06 chromosome A13, Gossypium_hirsutum_v2.1, whole genome shotgun sequence genome:
- the LOC107895100 gene encoding DEAD-box ATP-dependent RNA helicase FANCM isoform X5, translated as MGNYSYCVAVRELMSMPVQLRILALTATPGSKQPAIQQIIDNLYISTLEYRNEHDHDVSPYVHNRKIELIEVPLGQDASDVNNKLLEIIRPYVAKLHANGLIQNRDYQTLSPVDLLSSRDKFRQAPPLDLPHVKHGEVEAYFAVLITLYHIRKLLSSHGIRPAYEMLEEKLRQGPFSRLMIKNEDLMNAKLLMQRSLSHGAPSPKLSKLLEVLINHFQTRDPQNSRVIIFSNFRGSVRDIMNALESIRDLVKATEFIGQSSGKALKGQSQKVQQAVLEKFRAGGYNVIVATSIGEEGLDIMEVDLVICFDANVSPLRMIQRMGRTGRKHDGRVVVLACQGSELKGYMRKQASSRSLNKHMRNGGMNSFSFHSSPRMIPHIFKPEVQFVELSIEQFVPRGKKLKDDHVMETPPFREKLTVAETDLIAKYFHPTSESTWRPSLIAFPSFQAFPSKVCKVMHSCRTVMLIDSMQHLHGLTFPGGNGNFFVEDEVSSADHSVAGIVEQHDSPTKDFPALDNCQAANFQLGLTDSAESPLRTSRTKEKHGRDSGCGSPQAHSFVFDSDFVSVDACGKVLILSVPSLYREDVMHSKHASKITNELLNSLKQEARSVKTLDEIMQTEAVQNITVCLEKSIELDTLSTPRFCETDFEKEKMLNEVEKIPETPDGTCEMADEANIDLRDTELSPRLTNLIKSGVVPESPIADSGLLKHERRNESFIPDQASSPKLCTELILRSSSPVESDGGNQENSSHGRKVSIMKDEMIPKMNPVSSTRCSPISPLVVEMKSPLVNLTNSCGSKSWHLSSGEKAETVEPVRVFKRLRKVGNCGKDRSSKIMKENSLVSLANHAKSLSGANPTQTKSGRGKKKPGNDVRTFIDEEAEVSTEAEVSTEETDDESDSYDDSFIDDRINLTAGSTLIESGRVDMMAVYRRSLLTQSPMVEQMTCSAFSPDCVASTSKDPGSGCSSDKTLYSLLLPQPESINQTAAKNMEERISSVSMPRRSYDSEVENQTLQSRKRKLSFFQLESIPAINLEQEFQSEVGGKELSNASQMPQVNNVTGNDNDFDDYDDDDQFYASLDLDAVEAQATMLLKNKSKPSMEKQEINAQPNLQNGGHQGSPSFDLGIW; from the exons CACAATAGAAAGATAGAATTGATTGAG GTTCCACTGGGGCAAGATGCTTctgatgtgaataataaattgttagAAATAATTCGTCCTTATGTGGCCAAGCTTCATGCAAATGGACTTATTCAGAACAGGGACTATCAGACT TTAAGCCCGGTCGATTTACTTAGTTCAAGGGATAAATTTCGTCAAGCTCCTCCCTTAGATCTTCCACACGTTAAGCATGGAGAAGTTGAAGCATATTTTGCAGTTCTTATTACACTTTACCACATTAGGAAGCTACTTTCAAGCCATGGAATAAGACCAGCATATGAGATGCTGGAGGAAAAGTTGCGACAAGG GCCCTTTTCAAGACTGATGATTAAAAATGAAGATCTAATGAATGCAAAGCTTTTAATGCAACGGAGTTTGTCTCATGGTGCACCAAGTCCAAAATTGTCGAAACTGTTAGAAGTATTGATTAACCATTTCC AAACAAGGGATCCACAAAACTCCAGGGTGATTATCTTCTCAAATTTTAGAGGAAGTGTTAG GGACATAATGAATGCATTAGAAAGTATTCGAGATTTAGTCAAAGCAACTGAATTTATTGGTCAAAGCTCAG GGAAAGCGTTGAAAGGCCAGTCTCAAAAAGTTCAACAGGCAGTTCTGGAG AAATTTCGAGCTGGTGGCTACAATGTTATTGTTGCCACATCAATTGGTGAAGAAGGCCTGGATATCATGGAAGTCGATCTTGTAATATGTTTTGATGCAAATGTTTCACCTTTGAGGATGATACAACGGATGGGGAGAACTGGAAGGAAGCATGATGGACGAGTTG TAGTTCTAGCTTGTCAAGGGTCAGAGTTGAAGGGTTACATGCGAAAGCAAGCCAGCAGCCGGTCTCTAAATAAGCATATGCGAAATGGTGGAATGAATAGCTTCAGTTTCCATTCCAGTCCGAGGATG ATTCCTCACATTTTCAAACCAGAAGTCCAATTTGTAGAGCTCTCAATTGAACAATTTGTTCCTCGtggaaagaaattgaaagatgaTCATGTTATGGAGACACCTCCTTTTAGAGAAAAACTAACTGTTGCAGAGACTGATTTAATTGCCAAGTATTTCCATCCTACCAGTGAGAGCACTTGGAGACCTTCTCTTATTGCCTTCCCTAGCTTCCAAGCATTTCCCTCCAAAGTATGTAAAGTAATGCATTCTTGCAGAACAGTGATGCTGATCGATTCCATGCAACATTTGCATGGCTTAACCTTTCCAGGAGGCAATGGGAATTTCTTTGTTGAG GATGAAGTCTCTTCAGCTGATCACTCTGTAGCTGGCATTGTTGAGCAACATGACAGTCCTACCAAAG ATTTTCCAGCTTTGGATAATTGTCAAGCTGCCAATTTTCAGTTAGGACTAACGGATTCTGCAGAATCACCTTTGAGGACTTCAAGAACGAAGGAGAAGCATGGTAGAGATTCTGGATGCGGAAGTCCCCAAGCACATTCCTTCGTATTTGATTCTGATTTTGTATCTGTTGATGCTTGTGGAAAGGTCCTAATTTTATCTGTTCCTTCGCTTTATCGGGAAGATGTAATGCATTCTAAGCATGCCAGTAAAATTACAAATGAGTTGCTAAATTCTTTGAAGCAAGAGGCTAGGAGTGTGAAGACTTTAGATGAAATCATGCAAACTGAAGCTGTTCAAAACATTACTGTGTGTCTGGAAAAAAGTATAGAACTTGATACTTTATCAACACCTAGATTTTGTGAAACTGATTTCGAGAAAGAGAAAATGCTAAATGAAGTCGAAAAGATTCCTGAGACTCCAGATGGTACTTGTGAAATGGCTGATGAAGCTAATATTGATCTCAGAGATACTGAACTTAGTCCCCGTCTAACTAATTTGATCAAATCAGGAGTTGTTCCAGAGTCTCCTATAGCTGATAGTG GGCTTTTAAAGCATGAAAGAAGAAATGAGTCCTTTATTCCAGACCAAGCATCATCTCCCAAGTTGTGCACTGAACTGATTTTGAGATCTTCAAGTCCAGTGGAAAGTGATGGGGGCAATCAGGAAAATAGCTCCCATGGAAGAAAAGTCTCAATCATGAAAGATGAAATGATACCTAAGATGAACCCTGTTTCTAGTACAAGATGTAGCCCTATTTCTCCACTTGTGGTGGAAATGAAAAGTCCCTTGGTAAACCTTACAAACAGCTGTGGTAGTAAAAGTTGGCACTTAAGTTCTGGAGAAAAAGCAGAGACAGTTGAGCCAGTACGGGTGTTTAAAAGGTTGCGCAAAGTTGGGAATTGTGGAAAGGATAGGAGCTCAAAAATCATGAAGGAAAATTCTCTTGTCTCTCTAGCAAACCATGCCAAATCATTATCTGGTGCCAATCCTACTCAAACAAAGTCTGGTAGAG GCAAAAAGAAGCCAGGGAATGATGTCAGAACGTTCATTGATGAGGAAGCTGA GGTGTCGACAGAAGCTGAAGTCTCTACTGAAGAAACTGATGATGAGAGTGATTCATATGATGATAGTTTCATCGATGACAGGATAAACCTTACGGCAGGCAGTACCCTGATTGAATCTGGTAGAGTTGATATGATGGCAGTTTACAG GCGTTCTTTGCTAACCCAATCACCAATGGTGGAGCAAATGACTTGTTCTGCTTTCAGTCCTGACTGCGTAGCTTCCACAAGCAAAGATCCCGGAAGTGGGTGTTCGTCAGACAAGACATTGTATTCTCTCCTGTTACCTCAGCCCGAGTCCATAAATCAGACTGCAGCAAAGAATATGGAAGAGAGGATCTCCTCAGTATCCATGCCGCGCAGATCTTATGATTCAGAAGTAGAAAATCAGACTCTGCAAAGCAGAAAGCGAAAGTTGAGTTTCTTCCAGTTGGAGTCTATTCCTGCAATTAACTTGGAGCAAGAATTCCAATCTGAGGTTGGAGGCAAAGAGTTAAGTAATGCTTCTCAGATGCCTCAAGTGAACAATGTCACTGGGAATGATAATGACTTTGatgattatgatgatgatgatcaaTTTTATGCAAGTCTAGATCTTGATGCCGTGGAGGCGCAAGCCACCATGCTTCTCAAGAACAAGTCCAAGCCATCAATGGAGAAGCAAGAGATAAATGCTCAACCAAACCTGCAGAATGGTGGGCATCAAGGTTCTCCATCATTTGATCTAGGGAtatggtaa